The proteins below come from a single Methanofastidiosum sp. genomic window:
- a CDS encoding YegP family protein produces MMTKFEVYKDKAGEYRFRLKAGNGQVIAVSEGYKSKTSCMNGIESIKKNAPTAAIVEIEK; encoded by the coding sequence ATTATGACAAAATTTGAAGTGTATAAAGATAAAGCAGGGGAGTACAGATTTAGATTAAAAGCGGGGAACGGGCAAGTTATAGCTGTTAGCGAAGGATATAAATCAAAAACATCTTGCATGAACGGAATTGAAAGTATAAAGAAGAATGCACCTACTGCCGCAATTGTTGAAATAGAAAAATAG